Proteins co-encoded in one Zonotrichia albicollis isolate bZonAlb1 chromosome 30, bZonAlb1.hap1, whole genome shotgun sequence genomic window:
- the LOC141725676 gene encoding methanethiol oxidase-like isoform X2, translating into MDRCRAPCYEYPSCPDVLKGECCPCAPREEVAYVTCTYRSTGIEQPDFLATVDLNPRSCHYGQVIHRLPMPNLKDELHCAGWGPACGCFDGGAAAKRTKLVLPCLISSRIYVVDVGSQCRAPRICKMIEPVDVFWKCNKGYLSVTHPLPNGDVLVANMGDAAGHGKGGFVVLDGETFELKGNWENECEAPPTGHDFWYQARHNVLVSSAGMVPRVAGRGFNPDDLKKGVFGRRLNVWNLSCRSLTQCFDLGEDSLPMTVRFLHNPEAAEGYVGCALSGAIFRFYKSCERDNWAVEEVIRIPAKDVSGWIMPKMPAFIVDLVISQDDRFLYVCNWLHGDIRQYELSRSCKPRLVGQVFVGGSILRGGPVTVCRDEELKCQPEPLVVKCKRVYGGPAALQLSLDGKRLYVTNSFYSTWDRQFYPSLIKEGSVMLQLDVDTDKGGLSVNKNFLVDFGKEPNGPCLAHQIRFPGGDAKSVTLP; encoded by the exons atgg acAGATGCAGAGCTCCGTGCTACGAGTACCCCTCGTGCCCCGACGTGCTGAAAGGCGAGTGCTGCCcctgcg ccccgcgGGAGGAGGTCGCCTACGTGACCTGCACCTACAGGAGCACCGGCATCGAGCAGCCCGATTTCCTGGCCACCGTGGACCTCAACCCGCGCTCCTGCCACTACGGCCAG GTGATCCACCGGCTGCCCATGCCCAACCTCAAGGACGAGCTGCACTGCGCGGGCTGGGGCCCCGCCTGCGGCTGCTTCGACGGCGGCGCCGCGGCCAAAAGGACCAAGCTGGTGCTGCCGTGCCTCATCTCCTCCCGCATCTACGTGGTGGATGTGGGCTCCCAGTGCCGGGCGCCGCGGATCTGCAAG ATGATCGAGCCCGTGGATGTGTTCTGGAAGTGCAACAAGGGCTACCTGTCCGTCACCCACCCCCTGCCCAACGGCGACGTCCTGGTCGCCAACATGGGCGACGCCGCTGGCCACGGCAAAG GTGGCTTCGTGGTGCTGGACGGAGAGACCTTCGAGCTGAAGGGCAACTGGGAGAACGAGTGTGAGGCTCCCCCGACCGGGCACGACTTCTGGTACCAGGCCCGGCACAACGTCCTGGTCAGCTCGGCCGGGATGGTGCCCAGAGTGGCCGGGCGCGGCTTCAACCCCGATGACCTCAAGAAAG GGGTCTTCGGCCGCCGCCTGAACGTGTGGAACCTGTCATGCCGCAGCCTGACGCAGTGCTTCGACCTGGGCGAGGATTCTCTGCCCATGACCGTGCGCTTCCTGCACAACCCCGAGGCCGCCGAGGGCTACGTGGGCTGTGCCCTGAGCGGGGCCATTTTCCGCTTCTACAAATCCTGCGAG AGAGACAACTGGGCCGTGGAGGAAGTGATCCGGATCCCGGCCAAGGACGTGTCGGGCTGGATCATGCCCAAGATGCCGG CCTTCATCGTGGACCTCGTCATCAGCCAGGACGACCGGTTCCTGTACGTGTGCAATTGGCTGCACGGGGACATCCGTCAGTACGAGCTGTCGCGGAGCTGCAAGCCGCGGCTggtggggcag GTGTTCGTGGGGGGCAGCATCCTGCGAGGGGGCCCCGTGACCGTGTGCAGGGACGAGGAGCTCAAGTGCCAGCCCGAGCCGCTGGTGGTCAAG TGCAAGCGCGTGTAcggcggccccgccgcgctgcagctgagcctggaCGGGAAGCGGCTCTACGTGACCAACTCCTTCTACAGCACCTGGGACCGGCAGTTCTACCCCAGCCTGATCAA GGAGGGCTCGGTTATGCTGCAGCTCGACGTGGACACGGACAAGGGCGGCCTGAGCGTCAACAAGAACTTCCTGGTGGATTTCGGCAAGGAGCCCAACGGGCCGTGCCTGGCGCACCAGATCCGCTTCCCCGGCGGCGATGCCAAGTCCGTGACCCTGCCCTGA
- the LOC141725676 gene encoding methanethiol oxidase-like isoform X1 yields MPNLKDELHCAGWGPACGCFDGGAAAKRTKLVLPCLISSRIYVVDVGSQCRAPRICKMIEPVDVFWKCNKGYLSVTHPLPNGDVLVANMGDAAGHGKGGFVVLDGETFELKGNWENECEAPPTGHDFWYQARHNVLVSSAGMVPRVAGRGFNPDDLKKGVFGRRLNVWNLSCRSLTQCFDLGEDSLPMTVRFLHNPEAAEGYVGCALSGAIFRFYKSCERDNWAVEEVIRIPAKDVSGWIMPKMPAFIVDLVISQDDRFLYVCNWLHGDIRQYELSRSCKPRLVGQVFVGGSILRGGPVTVCRDEELKCQPEPLVVKCKRVYGGPAALQLSLDGKRLYVTNSFYSTWDRQFYPSLIKEGSVMLQLDVDTDKGGLSVNKNFLVDFGKEPNGPCLAHQIRFPGGDAKSVTLP; encoded by the exons ATGCCCAACCTCAAGGACGAGCTGCACTGCGCGGGCTGGGGCCCCGCCTGCGGCTGCTTCGACGGCGGCGCCGCGGCCAAAAGGACCAAGCTGGTGCTGCCGTGCCTCATCTCCTCCCGCATCTACGTGGTGGATGTGGGCTCCCAGTGCCGGGCGCCGCGGATCTGCAAG ATGATCGAGCCCGTGGATGTGTTCTGGAAGTGCAACAAGGGCTACCTGTCCGTCACCCACCCCCTGCCCAACGGCGACGTCCTGGTCGCCAACATGGGCGACGCCGCTGGCCACGGCAAAG GTGGCTTCGTGGTGCTGGACGGAGAGACCTTCGAGCTGAAGGGCAACTGGGAGAACGAGTGTGAGGCTCCCCCGACCGGGCACGACTTCTGGTACCAGGCCCGGCACAACGTCCTGGTCAGCTCGGCCGGGATGGTGCCCAGAGTGGCCGGGCGCGGCTTCAACCCCGATGACCTCAAGAAAG GGGTCTTCGGCCGCCGCCTGAACGTGTGGAACCTGTCATGCCGCAGCCTGACGCAGTGCTTCGACCTGGGCGAGGATTCTCTGCCCATGACCGTGCGCTTCCTGCACAACCCCGAGGCCGCCGAGGGCTACGTGGGCTGTGCCCTGAGCGGGGCCATTTTCCGCTTCTACAAATCCTGCGAG AGAGACAACTGGGCCGTGGAGGAAGTGATCCGGATCCCGGCCAAGGACGTGTCGGGCTGGATCATGCCCAAGATGCCGG CCTTCATCGTGGACCTCGTCATCAGCCAGGACGACCGGTTCCTGTACGTGTGCAATTGGCTGCACGGGGACATCCGTCAGTACGAGCTGTCGCGGAGCTGCAAGCCGCGGCTggtggggcag GTGTTCGTGGGGGGCAGCATCCTGCGAGGGGGCCCCGTGACCGTGTGCAGGGACGAGGAGCTCAAGTGCCAGCCCGAGCCGCTGGTGGTCAAG TGCAAGCGCGTGTAcggcggccccgccgcgctgcagctgagcctggaCGGGAAGCGGCTCTACGTGACCAACTCCTTCTACAGCACCTGGGACCGGCAGTTCTACCCCAGCCTGATCAA GGAGGGCTCGGTTATGCTGCAGCTCGACGTGGACACGGACAAGGGCGGCCTGAGCGTCAACAAGAACTTCCTGGTGGATTTCGGCAAGGAGCCCAACGGGCCGTGCCTGGCGCACCAGATCCGCTTCCCCGGCGGCGATGCCAAGTCCGTGACCCTGCCCTGA